The following proteins are co-located in the Micromonospora viridifaciens genome:
- a CDS encoding LLM class flavin-dependent oxidoreductase — protein sequence MTAEPPDTSRPGEQVQWHLFLLAGHRTGGTHAQALADAHRYGLAAEAAGYAGVWIAEHHFISYGGCPSAITFAAHLLRATRRITVGTAACVPSVRHPVSVAEEAALLDELSGGRFRLGVARGGAWVDLEVFGTGPDRYTHGFADAVEIVLRWLSGAAQIAGNRRFPFRPVQVVPRPRRRVPTWVAATSPATVDLAARHGLPLLLGLHADLAEKRSLLDRYTQVAAAHGHDSTQMPHASTHLAHAEDTDADAARTVRERLPELLAGTREYVRLDGAAAGPPDIDEYVRRLVAMHPVGSPQRCRAAVDAAAALPGVRHLLFLVEVTGDRATTLRTMRRFSGEVLRRR from the coding sequence GTGACTGCTGAACCGCCCGACACCTCGCGGCCCGGCGAGCAGGTCCAATGGCACCTGTTCCTGCTTGCCGGGCACCGCACCGGCGGCACGCACGCGCAGGCCTTGGCGGACGCGCACCGCTACGGCCTGGCCGCGGAGGCCGCCGGCTACGCCGGCGTCTGGATCGCCGAGCACCATTTCATCTCCTACGGCGGATGCCCGTCGGCCATCACCTTCGCCGCGCACCTGCTCAGGGCGACCCGCCGCATCACCGTCGGCACCGCCGCCTGCGTGCCGTCGGTCCGACACCCGGTAAGCGTGGCGGAGGAGGCGGCGCTGCTCGACGAGTTGTCCGGGGGCCGGTTTCGGTTGGGGGTCGCCCGTGGCGGAGCGTGGGTCGACCTCGAAGTTTTCGGCACGGGCCCGGATCGCTACACGCACGGCTTCGCCGACGCGGTGGAGATCGTGCTGCGGTGGCTGTCCGGCGCGGCGCAGATCGCCGGCAACCGGAGGTTCCCCTTCCGGCCGGTGCAGGTGGTGCCCCGGCCCCGCCGGCGGGTGCCGACCTGGGTCGCGGCGACCTCGCCCGCCACCGTGGACCTCGCCGCCCGCCACGGCCTCCCGCTGCTGCTCGGCCTGCACGCCGACCTGGCGGAGAAGCGGTCGCTGCTCGACCGGTACACGCAGGTCGCCGCCGCACACGGCCACGACAGCACGCAGATGCCCCACGCCAGCACCCATTTGGCGCACGCCGAGGACACCGACGCGGATGCAGCCCGGACGGTACGAGAACGGCTCCCAGAGTTGCTGGCCGGCACCAGGGAGTACGTCCGTCTCGACGGCGCCGCGGCCGGTCCGCCCGACATCGACGAGTACGTCCGACGTCTGGTCGCCATGCACCCGGTCGGGTCGCCGCAGCGGTGCCGGGCGGCCGTGGACGCGGCCGCGGCACTTCCCGGCGTGCGGCATCTGCTGTTTCTGGTCGAGGTGACCGGGGACCGCGCGACGACCCTGCGCACCATGCGACGGTTCAGCGGCGAGGTGTTGCGCCGGAGGTAG
- a CDS encoding metal ABC transporter permease, producing the protein MSDLVAPFSVPFMGRALAELLLLAVVCGPVSVLVFLRRLAFVTDALTHTVFPGVVIGFLVAGWTGIAGGALVAALLTAVALTVLTRWGRLSDDTTVAVLLTAMFSLGVVLVSRQRSYTSDLTAFLFGRLLTVTPAQLAQTAVLAAIVLTGLAVTARPLILRAFDPIAAATAGYRLTLLDLGLNTAVALVVVAAVQAVGTILVIALLIVPAATARLLTDRLAAMAVIATAVNSLAAYLGLLASWTASVRYGVRLTSAAAVVLTLVACYLFALLAGHLRRRPHPPTVVAR; encoded by the coding sequence ATGAGTGATCTCGTCGCGCCGTTCAGTGTGCCGTTCATGGGCCGCGCCCTCGCCGAACTGCTCCTGCTCGCCGTGGTGTGCGGGCCGGTCAGCGTGCTGGTCTTCCTGCGCCGGCTGGCCTTCGTCACCGACGCGCTGACCCACACCGTCTTCCCCGGCGTGGTCATCGGATTCCTCGTCGCCGGCTGGACCGGCATCGCCGGCGGCGCGCTCGTCGCCGCGCTCCTGACCGCGGTCGCGCTCACCGTGCTGACCCGGTGGGGGCGACTCAGCGACGACACCACGGTGGCCGTGCTGCTGACCGCCATGTTCTCTCTTGGCGTGGTGCTCGTCTCCCGTCAACGCTCCTACACCAGCGACCTGACCGCGTTCCTGTTCGGCCGGCTGCTCACCGTCACCCCCGCTCAGCTCGCCCAGACCGCCGTGCTGGCCGCGATCGTGCTCACCGGCCTCGCCGTCACCGCCCGGCCGCTGATCCTGCGGGCCTTCGACCCGATCGCCGCCGCCACCGCCGGATACCGCCTCACCCTGCTCGATCTCGGGCTCAACACGGCCGTCGCGCTGGTCGTCGTCGCCGCCGTGCAGGCGGTCGGCACCATCCTGGTGATCGCCCTGCTCATCGTGCCCGCCGCCACCGCGCGCCTGCTGACCGACCGGCTCGCCGCCATGGCCGTGATCGCCACCGCCGTCAACAGCCTCGCCGCCTACCTGGGCCTGCTGGCCAGCTGGACCGCCTCCGTCCGATACGGCGTCCGGCTCACCTCCGCCGCCGCGGTGGTGCTCACCCTCGTGGCCTGCTACCTCTTCGCCCTGCTCGCCGGCCACCTCCGCCGCCGGCCCCACCCGCCCACGGTGGTGGCCCGATGA
- a CDS encoding metal ABC transporter ATP-binding protein: MAEPTRTPVADAALHLAQADVGYRRRAVLTNVNLTVAPGQIVALVGANGAGKSTLIKAVVGLADILAGTITVAGRAARHARGAAAYVPQVDTLDADFPVTAADVVLMGRYQPTRWLRQIRPTDRAVAADALERVGLADRARTRFGLLSGGQRQRVLLARAIAAQARLMLMDEPFNGLDVTSQDVIVTQLRDLAATGTAVLLSTHDLRLARDLADTACLIHGGRAVTGPTEQILAELPSTYGYGSQAADLHAARPGR; encoded by the coding sequence GTGGCTGAACCCACCCGCACGCCGGTAGCCGACGCCGCCCTGCACCTCGCGCAGGCCGACGTCGGCTACCGGCGCCGCGCCGTCCTCACCAACGTGAACCTCACGGTGGCGCCCGGCCAGATCGTCGCCCTCGTCGGCGCCAACGGCGCCGGCAAGTCCACCCTCATCAAGGCCGTCGTCGGGCTCGCCGACATCCTCGCCGGCACGATCACCGTCGCCGGACGGGCGGCGCGGCACGCCCGCGGCGCGGCCGCCTACGTGCCGCAGGTCGACACCCTCGACGCGGACTTCCCCGTCACCGCCGCCGACGTCGTGCTCATGGGCCGCTACCAGCCCACCCGCTGGCTACGGCAGATCCGACCGACCGACCGCGCCGTCGCCGCGGACGCACTGGAGCGAGTCGGGCTGGCCGACCGCGCACGCACCCGCTTCGGGCTGCTGTCCGGAGGCCAACGCCAACGGGTCCTGCTCGCCCGCGCCATCGCCGCCCAGGCCCGACTGATGCTCATGGACGAGCCCTTCAACGGTCTCGACGTCACCAGCCAGGACGTCATCGTGACGCAACTGCGGGACCTCGCCGCCACCGGCACCGCCGTACTGCTCAGCACCCACGACCTGCGCCTGGCCCGCGACCTCGCCGACACCGCCTGCCTCATCCACGGCGGCCGCGCCGTCACCGGCCCCACCGAACAGATCCTCGCCGAGCTTCCCAGCACCTACGGCTACGGCAGCCAGGCCGCCGACCTGCACGCCGCGCGGCCCGGACGGTAA
- the rpmG gene encoding 50S ribosomal protein L33, with translation MARQTDVRPIVRLRSTAGTGYTYVTRKNRRNDPDRMVLRKYDPVVRRHVEFREAR, from the coding sequence ATGGCCCGGCAGACCGACGTCCGCCCGATCGTCCGGCTGCGCAGCACCGCCGGCACCGGCTACACGTACGTCACCCGCAAGAACCGCCGCAACGACCCGGACCGGATGGTGCTGCGCAAGTACGACCCGGTCGTCCGCCGGCACGTCGAGTTCCGGGAGGCGCGCTGA
- a CDS encoding metal ABC transporter permease gives MSWLLQDTFGRALVEAVAVGVLTGLVGVHVVLRRLSFFTMTMAHATFPGVVAASILGINIYLGGVVAGLLTAAAVAALARTRGQEATAATGVILSAGFALGVALVATQNGFSRDLSAFLVGSILTVTTENLVVTVVLLAVTAVALAVGGRHLLYVGFDPAGARAAGYRVRLLDLALLLLVDLVVVAIVPAVGTILALALIVAPAAAARAWTHRLAPMTALAATLGAGSAAAGLWFSRVWDVAAGGSISLTAAAVLLGSLAAHRLRDGFRTIFLTAP, from the coding sequence ATGAGCTGGCTACTGCAGGACACTTTCGGCCGCGCCCTGGTCGAAGCCGTCGCCGTCGGGGTGCTCACCGGACTGGTCGGCGTGCACGTCGTGCTGCGCCGGCTGTCGTTCTTCACCATGACCATGGCCCACGCCACGTTCCCCGGCGTGGTCGCCGCATCCATCCTCGGCATCAACATCTACCTCGGCGGCGTGGTCGCCGGGCTGCTGACCGCCGCCGCCGTCGCCGCGCTGGCGCGTACCCGCGGCCAAGAGGCCACCGCCGCAACGGGAGTAATCCTCTCCGCCGGCTTCGCGCTCGGCGTCGCTCTGGTCGCCACCCAGAACGGTTTCAGCCGGGACCTGTCCGCCTTCCTCGTGGGCTCGATCCTGACCGTCACCACCGAGAACCTGGTCGTAACCGTCGTCCTGCTGGCGGTCACGGCGGTGGCGCTCGCCGTCGGCGGCCGGCACCTGCTGTACGTCGGTTTTGATCCCGCCGGCGCCCGCGCCGCCGGGTACCGCGTCCGGCTGCTCGACCTCGCCCTCCTGCTGCTGGTCGACCTCGTCGTCGTCGCGATCGTGCCCGCCGTCGGCACCATCCTCGCCCTGGCGCTCATCGTCGCCCCCGCCGCGGCCGCCCGCGCCTGGACCCACCGTCTCGCCCCCATGACCGCGCTCGCCGCCACGCTCGGCGCCGGCAGCGCCGCCGCGGGACTGTGGTTCTCGCGGGTCTGGGATGTGGCTGCCGGTGGCAGCATCTCGCTGACCGCCGCCGCCGTCCTGCTCGGGTCGCTGGCGGCACACCGCCTGCGCGACGGGTTCCGCACGATCTTCCTCACCGCGCCGTGA
- a CDS encoding CobW family GTP-binding protein encodes MSTSPLAPANAGVPASAARPSLTVLSGFWPSATYAVARSLLAADPSLLLIRHDLAGLSTGTVHRIVRDSEGILEDERISLAHGCVSCTLREDVLPTLARLARAHPHRDLVLMLPEVVEPEAVAAVCAHCLVDGAPITDLLDVDSYVTVVDAEHLLDGLASTDDLKTLGIHAADNDDRGLADVIVRQIEYADTLVLWGQSREGGYDTSRLSVLLERIVPWATQVQVDGDVIDAGALTRQLRGTRRHRPETPGVLTRGLEGYHLGLHEPHPDCGVVSVVFRARRPFHPRRLHEVLDEANADVIRSRGHLWLASQPDTVIAWDFAGGGLSLGSLGRWLAALPDPHWDEASDHRRLAAALDWDPYYGDRHQHLVFIGLDLDPAGLHRTLTSCLLTDAELADGEDTWRGYDDPFTGCFPLADLDPTDTDTDTEREPA; translated from the coding sequence ATGTCAACGTCCCCGCTCGCACCGGCCAACGCCGGAGTTCCAGCGTCCGCCGCCCGACCGTCGTTGACCGTGCTCAGTGGCTTCTGGCCGTCCGCCACCTACGCCGTAGCCCGCAGCCTGCTCGCGGCGGACCCGTCGTTGCTGCTGATCCGGCACGACCTCGCGGGCCTCAGCACCGGCACCGTCCACCGGATCGTGCGCGACAGCGAGGGAATACTCGAGGACGAGCGCATCTCGCTCGCGCACGGCTGTGTCTCCTGCACCCTGCGCGAGGACGTGCTGCCGACCCTCGCCCGGCTGGCGCGCGCCCACCCGCACCGCGACCTGGTGCTGATGCTGCCGGAGGTGGTCGAGCCGGAAGCCGTCGCCGCCGTCTGCGCGCACTGCCTGGTCGACGGAGCGCCGATCACCGACCTGTTGGACGTCGACTCGTACGTCACCGTCGTCGACGCCGAGCACCTGCTCGACGGGCTGGCCAGCACCGACGACCTCAAGACCCTCGGCATCCACGCCGCCGACAACGACGACCGCGGGCTCGCCGACGTCATCGTCCGCCAGATCGAGTACGCCGACACCCTCGTCCTGTGGGGACAGTCCCGGGAGGGCGGGTACGACACCAGCCGGTTGTCGGTGCTGCTGGAGCGCATCGTGCCATGGGCAACACAGGTGCAGGTCGACGGTGACGTCATCGACGCCGGCGCGCTGACCCGCCAGCTGCGCGGCACCCGCCGCCACCGCCCCGAGACCCCCGGCGTCCTGACCCGCGGGCTGGAGGGCTACCACCTCGGCCTACACGAGCCGCACCCCGACTGCGGAGTGGTGTCCGTGGTATTCCGCGCCCGCCGCCCCTTCCATCCCCGACGACTGCACGAGGTCCTCGATGAGGCCAACGCCGACGTGATCCGCTCCCGAGGCCACCTGTGGCTGGCCAGCCAACCGGACACCGTCATCGCCTGGGACTTCGCCGGCGGCGGCCTCAGCCTCGGCTCCCTCGGCCGCTGGCTGGCCGCACTCCCCGATCCGCACTGGGACGAGGCGTCCGACCACCGCCGGCTCGCCGCCGCCCTCGACTGGGACCCCTATTACGGCGACCGGCACCAGCACCTCGTCTTCATCGGCCTCGACCTCGACCCCGCCGGCCTGCACCGCACCCTCACGAGCTGCCTGCTCACCGACGCCGAACTCGCCGACGGCGAGGACACCTGGCGCGGCTACGACGACCCATTCACCGGCTGCTTCCCGCTCGCCGATCTCGACCCGACCGACACCGACACCGACACCGAAAGAGAACCCGCATGA
- a CDS encoding TIGR03943 family putative permease subunit, whose product MNRASQAVVMFFLGGAILRASVTDLYLRYVKQGLRPFLIAAGTLLVITAIVALLQELRHLNRPEAGPEDDGHGHGRSGPTVGWLLLLPALALLFVVPPALGADTAARAGSALTDNREVAYPPLPPGDPAELTLLDYGYRAVFDHGRTLQDRRIQLTGFLAPEPDGQPMLARIVLSCCAADGVPIKIGLRGQVPQAPADTWVRATGRWIPHTTKDPINDADVPYFEVSTWEKITAPAEPYE is encoded by the coding sequence GTGAATCGGGCCTCGCAGGCGGTGGTGATGTTCTTCCTCGGCGGCGCGATCCTGCGCGCCAGCGTCACCGACCTGTACCTGCGCTACGTCAAACAGGGACTGCGACCGTTCCTCATCGCCGCCGGAACGCTGCTGGTCATCACCGCGATCGTGGCACTCCTGCAGGAGCTGCGCCATCTCAACCGGCCCGAGGCCGGGCCGGAGGACGACGGGCACGGGCACGGCCGGTCCGGTCCAACGGTCGGCTGGTTGTTGCTGCTGCCGGCGCTCGCCCTGCTCTTCGTGGTCCCGCCGGCACTCGGCGCCGACACCGCCGCACGCGCCGGCTCCGCCCTGACCGACAACCGGGAGGTCGCCTACCCGCCCCTGCCGCCCGGCGACCCGGCCGAGCTCACCCTCCTCGACTACGGCTACCGGGCGGTCTTTGACCACGGCCGGACCCTGCAGGACCGGCGCATCCAGCTGACCGGCTTCCTCGCTCCCGAGCCGGACGGGCAGCCCATGCTCGCGCGCATCGTGCTGTCCTGCTGCGCCGCCGACGGCGTCCCCATCAAGATCGGCCTGCGCGGCCAGGTTCCGCAGGCGCCGGCGGACACCTGGGTACGGGCCACCGGCCGGTGGATCCCGCACACCACCAAGGACCCCATCAACGACGCCGACGTCCCCTACTTCGAGGTGAGTACCTGGGAGAAGATCACCGCGCCCGCGGAACCGTACGAGTAG
- the rpsN gene encoding 30S ribosomal protein S14 has product MARKSLANRQARRADLVTRHAPRRTELKRTIAHPDTDPAVRDDAVRQLAQLPRDSSPVRLRNRDVIDGRPRGVLTRFGLSRVRFREMALRGELPGIRKASW; this is encoded by the coding sequence ATGGCCCGCAAGAGCCTCGCCAACCGACAGGCCCGCCGCGCCGACCTGGTCACTCGCCACGCGCCGCGCCGCACCGAGCTGAAGCGGACCATCGCCCACCCGGACACCGACCCGGCGGTACGGGACGACGCCGTCCGCCAACTGGCGCAGCTGCCCCGCGACTCCAGCCCGGTGCGGCTGCGCAACCGGGACGTCATCGACGGCCGACCGCGAGGCGTGCTGACCCGCTTCGGATTGTCGCGGGTGCGGTTCCGGGAGATGGCGCTGCGGGGCGAGCTGCCGGGGATCCGCAAGGCATCCTGGTAA
- a CDS encoding ATP-binding protein: protein MKVAFVGKGGSGKTTLAALFARHLAGQCLPVLAIDADINQHLAAALGGDADAPPPVTPLGEHLSAIKAYLRGANPRITSADRMVKTTPPGRGSRLLRVTEDNPIYAACVREVAGVRLAVTGEFAAEDLGVACYHSKVGAVELLLNHMLDGPGEYVVVDMTAGADSFASGLFTRFDRTVLVCEPTVRSVGVYRQYAGYTRDYGVALSVVGNKVEDATDLEFLREHVGGDLLTWFGRSGYVRRAERGMVGPLTELEPANQAALAQLLEAVDDTPQDWSAFTRWAHEFHRRNAAAWANERAGADLTDQIDPQFRMGPQAVSEPAVVGR, encoded by the coding sequence GTGAAGGTCGCGTTTGTGGGCAAGGGCGGCAGCGGCAAGACAACTCTCGCCGCGCTGTTCGCCCGGCATCTTGCCGGCCAGTGCCTGCCGGTGCTAGCCATCGACGCCGACATCAACCAGCATCTCGCTGCCGCACTCGGCGGGGATGCGGACGCACCGCCGCCGGTGACACCGCTCGGTGAGCACCTGTCAGCCATCAAGGCCTACCTTCGCGGCGCCAACCCTCGCATCACCAGTGCGGATCGAATGGTCAAGACGACACCGCCGGGGCGCGGTTCGCGGCTGCTGCGAGTAACGGAGGACAACCCGATCTACGCCGCCTGCGTACGGGAGGTCGCTGGAGTGCGGTTGGCGGTCACCGGCGAGTTCGCCGCCGAGGATCTCGGCGTAGCCTGCTACCACTCGAAGGTGGGAGCGGTGGAGCTGCTGCTCAACCACATGCTCGACGGGCCCGGCGAGTACGTGGTGGTGGACATGACCGCGGGGGCGGACTCGTTCGCCTCCGGGCTGTTCACCCGCTTCGACCGCACTGTGCTGGTGTGCGAGCCGACCGTGCGCAGCGTCGGGGTCTACCGGCAGTACGCCGGCTACACCCGCGACTACGGGGTGGCCCTCTCGGTGGTCGGGAACAAGGTCGAGGACGCTACCGACCTGGAGTTCCTCCGCGAGCACGTCGGCGGCGACCTGTTGACCTGGTTCGGCCGGTCAGGCTACGTGCGCCGAGCGGAGCGGGGCATGGTCGGCCCACTGACCGAGCTCGAGCCCGCCAACCAGGCAGCTCTCGCCCAGCTCCTTGAGGCGGTGGACGACACACCGCAGGACTGGTCGGCCTTCACCCGGTGGGCGCACGAGTTCCACCGGCGCAACGCCGCCGCGTGGGCCAACGAGCGCGCCGGGGCGGATCTCACCGATCAGATCGATCCGCAGTTCCGGATGGGACCGCAGGCGGTCAGCGAGCCCGCGGTGGTGGGTCGCTGA
- the rpmB gene encoding 50S ribosomal protein L28, with product MSRRCDVTGAKPSFGNAVSHSHRRTRRRWNPNLQNHRYWLPSERRWVRLTLTAKALKTVDRKGIEKVVAELRAQGVTV from the coding sequence GTGTCCCGTCGCTGTGATGTCACCGGCGCGAAGCCGAGCTTCGGCAACGCCGTGTCCCACTCCCACCGGCGCACCCGCCGCCGGTGGAACCCCAACCTGCAGAACCACCGCTACTGGCTGCCGTCGGAGCGACGCTGGGTCCGCCTGACGCTGACCGCCAAGGCGCTGAAGACCGTGGACCGTAAGGGCATCGAAAAGGTCGTCGCGGAGCTGCGTGCCCAGGGGGTGACGGTCTGA
- a CDS encoding ArsR/SmtB family transcription factor produces MTAAPASIEEISELLRTIAHPARIRILQQLTRADACVTELSSALQLPAPHVSHQLRHLRHARLVRRYRQQGRMQYALTSVPAVSLVLDVLKHCR; encoded by the coding sequence GTGACCGCAGCGCCCGCCTCGATTGAGGAGATCAGCGAGCTGCTACGCACCATCGCCCACCCGGCGCGCATCCGCATCCTGCAGCAGCTCACGCGAGCCGACGCGTGCGTCACCGAACTCAGCAGCGCGCTGCAGCTACCCGCCCCGCACGTATCGCACCAGCTTCGACACCTGCGCCACGCCCGCCTCGTACGCCGCTACCGCCAGCAGGGCCGGATGCAATACGCGCTCACCAGCGTCCCCGCCGTCTCCCTCGTCCTGGACGTGCTCAAGCACTGCAGATGA
- a CDS encoding permease: MGSVEVLVALLILVGILHRQVGALVSDPRLQTWLTVFVSVMVQAVPFLVFGVVLSAVIAVLVPRSFWARALPRHPALAVPVAGVAGVVLPGCECGSVPIAGSLIRRGVTPAAALAFLLAAPAINPIVLTATAVAFPRNPEMVAARGGASLAVALLVGWLWLRLGRTEWIRLPQRAHLDGLPRMTAFWTACRHDIIHAGGFLVVGAMAAATINVAVPHRILHDLAARPALSVLALAALAVLLSICSEADAFVAASLSQFSLTARLAFLVVGPMVDLKLVSMQAGMFGRRFAVRFAPATFALAVLVAVAVGTVIW, encoded by the coding sequence ATCGGCTCGGTCGAGGTGTTGGTCGCCCTGCTCATCCTGGTCGGAATCCTGCACCGGCAGGTCGGCGCACTGGTTTCCGACCCGCGTCTGCAGACGTGGCTGACGGTGTTCGTGTCGGTGATGGTGCAGGCGGTGCCGTTCCTCGTCTTCGGGGTGGTGTTGTCGGCTGTCATCGCGGTGCTCGTACCGCGCTCGTTCTGGGCCCGGGCCCTGCCTCGCCACCCGGCGCTCGCGGTTCCGGTCGCCGGGGTCGCCGGGGTGGTGCTGCCCGGCTGCGAGTGCGGCTCGGTGCCGATCGCCGGGTCGCTGATCCGGCGCGGGGTTACCCCGGCTGCCGCGTTGGCGTTCCTGCTCGCCGCGCCGGCGATCAACCCGATCGTGCTCACCGCCACCGCGGTCGCGTTCCCCCGCAACCCGGAGATGGTCGCCGCCCGGGGCGGGGCAAGCCTGGCCGTGGCGCTGCTGGTGGGGTGGCTGTGGTTGCGGCTGGGGCGCACCGAGTGGATCCGCCTGCCGCAGCGCGCCCACCTCGACGGGCTGCCCCGGATGACGGCGTTCTGGACCGCCTGCCGGCACGACATCATCCACGCCGGCGGGTTCCTCGTCGTCGGCGCCATGGCCGCGGCCACCATCAACGTGGCCGTACCGCACCGGATCCTGCACGACCTGGCCGCCCGACCGGCGCTGTCGGTGCTCGCGCTCGCGGCGCTGGCCGTGCTGCTGTCGATCTGCTCCGAGGCAGACGCGTTCGTCGCCGCGTCGCTGTCGCAGTTCTCCCTGACCGCCCGGCTGGCGTTCCTCGTGGTCGGTCCGATGGTCGATCTGAAACTCGTGTCGATGCAGGCCGGCATGTTCGGGCGGCGGTTCGCCGTCCGGTTCGCCCCGGCCACCTTCGCCCTCGCCGTGCTCGTTGCGGTCGCGGTCGGGACGGTGATCTGGTGA
- a CDS encoding type B 50S ribosomal protein L31, producing MKPDIHPTYKPVVYRDRAADFAFLTRSTATSDQTIEWTDGNTYPVIDVQISSASHPFWTGKQRLLDTEGRVEKFRAKYARRGPQQPR from the coding sequence ATGAAGCCCGACATCCACCCCACCTACAAGCCCGTCGTCTACCGCGACCGCGCCGCCGACTTCGCCTTCCTCACCCGCTCCACCGCCACCAGCGACCAGACGATCGAGTGGACCGACGGCAACACCTACCCCGTCATCGACGTGCAGATCTCCTCCGCCAGCCACCCCTTCTGGACCGGCAAGCAACGCCTGCTCGACACCGAAGGCCGGGTGGAGAAGTTCCGCGCCAAGTACGCCCGCCGCGGTCCGCAGCAACCACGATGA
- a CDS encoding metal ABC transporter substrate-binding protein → MNLSIRTLGTVLAIATIGAVAGCGADIDTGTATAAKNGTLAVVATTPEVADFTRNVGGDAVSVTQIIKPNVDPHDYEPTPADLQAFGAAKLVIKNGVGLEEWLDDTISSAGFKGTVVDTSQGVALRKGDPGDEETKDGDPHIWHNPRNAKIMAENIEKALVTADPSHADAYRANFQAYAAKLDKLDADNERKFAALPADARKLVTNHDAFGYYIDRYQLQFIGAVIPSLDTSAELSATQISDLVAKIRATGTKAIFSESSLPPKAAEAIARQAGVKVVGGEDALYGDSLGPEGTPQGTYLGAEEHNTDTIVAALGG, encoded by the coding sequence GTGAACCTGTCCATCCGTACGCTCGGCACTGTCCTGGCGATAGCGACGATCGGCGCCGTCGCCGGCTGCGGTGCCGACATCGACACCGGCACCGCGACCGCTGCGAAGAACGGCACTCTCGCGGTGGTCGCCACGACGCCCGAGGTCGCCGACTTCACGCGCAACGTCGGCGGCGACGCCGTCAGCGTCACCCAGATCATCAAGCCGAACGTCGACCCCCACGACTACGAGCCCACCCCCGCCGACCTCCAGGCTTTCGGGGCCGCCAAGCTCGTCATCAAGAACGGCGTCGGGCTCGAGGAATGGCTCGACGACACCATCTCCTCGGCCGGCTTCAAGGGCACGGTCGTCGACACCTCGCAGGGAGTGGCGCTACGCAAGGGCGACCCCGGCGACGAAGAGACGAAGGACGGCGACCCGCACATCTGGCACAACCCCCGCAACGCCAAGATCATGGCGGAGAACATCGAGAAGGCCCTCGTTACCGCCGACCCCAGCCACGCCGACGCCTACCGGGCGAACTTCCAGGCGTACGCGGCGAAGCTGGACAAGCTCGACGCGGACAACGAGCGCAAGTTCGCCGCCCTGCCGGCGGACGCCCGCAAGCTGGTCACCAACCACGACGCGTTCGGCTACTACATCGACCGCTACCAGCTGCAGTTCATCGGCGCGGTGATCCCCAGCCTGGACACCAGCGCCGAACTGTCCGCCACCCAGATCAGCGACCTGGTGGCGAAGATCAGGGCTACGGGCACGAAGGCGATCTTCAGCGAGAGTTCCCTGCCGCCCAAGGCCGCCGAGGCGATCGCCCGCCAGGCAGGCGTGAAGGTGGTCGGCGGGGAGGACGCCCTCTACGGCGACAGCCTCGGCCCCGAAGGCACCCCCCAGGGCACCTACCTCGGCGCCGAGGAACACAACACCGACACCATCGTGGCGGCCCTCGGTGGCTGA
- a CDS encoding Fur family transcriptional regulator: protein MPTATRNTRQRAEVLALLREVEGFHSAQQLHQMLVDRKARVGLTTVYRTLQMLVDSGEIDSTRLPGGEYLYRRCSQSRHHHHLVCRECGRAVEVAGPAVERWADQVASQHGFTDVGHTLEIFGTCGKCAA from the coding sequence ATGCCCACTGCAACCCGCAATACCCGGCAGCGCGCCGAGGTGTTGGCGCTGCTGCGCGAGGTGGAGGGCTTCCACAGCGCGCAGCAGCTGCACCAGATGCTCGTCGATCGCAAGGCGCGGGTCGGCCTGACCACCGTCTACCGGACGCTGCAGATGCTGGTGGACAGCGGCGAGATCGACTCGACGCGGCTGCCGGGCGGGGAGTATCTGTACCGGCGGTGCAGCCAGAGCCGGCACCACCATCACCTGGTGTGCCGTGAGTGTGGCCGCGCGGTCGAGGTCGCCGGCCCTGCCGTGGAGCGGTGGGCCGACCAGGTGGCCAGCCAGCACGGTTTCACCGACGTCGGTCACACCCTGGAGATCTTCGGCACCTGCGGTAAGTGCGCCGCCTGA